A DNA window from Clavibacter sepedonicus contains the following coding sequences:
- the ddaH gene encoding dimethylargininase, whose product MPSTLSQPADTATGRAAVAKRVLMCRPDHFDVVYKINPWMDPAVPTDTSLAVRQWQTLYDTYVGLGFRVDLIDGIAGLPDMVYAANGGFTLDGIAYGAAFQHPERQPEGPAYMDWFREAGFDVRVPEQVNEGEGDILLVGDTILAGTGFRSDSTSHAEVARIFDREVVTLRLVNPSFYHLDTAIAVLDDTNIAYLPSAFDADSLDEIERRYPDAVEVSEQDASILGLNSYSDGRNVVIAEKAVGFEASLRERGYTPIGVDLSELLLGGGGVKCCTLELRQ is encoded by the coding sequence ATGCCCTCCACCCTCTCCCAGCCCGCGGACACCGCAACCGGCCGCGCCGCCGTCGCGAAGCGCGTGCTCATGTGCCGGCCCGACCACTTCGACGTGGTCTACAAGATCAACCCGTGGATGGATCCCGCCGTCCCGACCGACACGTCGCTGGCCGTGCGCCAGTGGCAGACGCTCTACGACACCTACGTGGGCCTCGGCTTCCGGGTCGACCTCATCGACGGGATCGCCGGCCTGCCCGACATGGTCTACGCGGCCAACGGCGGCTTCACGCTCGACGGCATCGCGTACGGCGCGGCCTTCCAGCACCCCGAGCGCCAGCCCGAGGGCCCCGCGTACATGGACTGGTTCCGGGAGGCGGGCTTCGACGTGCGCGTGCCGGAGCAGGTCAACGAGGGCGAGGGCGACATCCTCCTCGTGGGCGACACGATCCTCGCGGGCACCGGCTTCCGCAGCGACAGCACGAGCCACGCCGAGGTGGCCCGGATCTTCGACCGCGAGGTCGTGACGCTCCGCCTCGTGAACCCGTCGTTCTACCACCTGGACACCGCGATCGCCGTGCTCGACGACACCAACATCGCCTACCTGCCGAGCGCGTTCGACGCCGACAGCCTCGACGAGATCGAACGCCGCTACCCGGACGCGGTCGAGGTGAGCGAGCAGGACGCGTCGATCCTCGGCCTCAACTCCTACAGCGACGGCCGCAACGTGGTCATCGCCGAGAAGGCCGTCGGGTTCGAGGCGTCGCTGCGCGAGCGCGGCTACACCCCCATCGGCGTCGACCTGTCCGAGCTGCTGCTCGGCGGCGGCGGCGTGAAGTGCTGCACGCTAGAGCTGCGGCAGTGA
- a CDS encoding Lrp/AsnC family transcriptional regulator has translation MDNLDHRIIDLLRQNGRAGYGDIGGTVGLSASAVKRRVDRLVADGVIRGFTIQVDPAVDGLSTEAYVELFCRGTVAPDELRRILQGVPEVVDAGTVTGDADAIVRIRSRDIPSLEDALEKVRLAPNVDHTRSAIVLSRLVNRTLE, from the coding sequence ATGGACAACCTCGACCACCGGATCATCGACCTCCTCCGCCAGAACGGCCGCGCCGGCTACGGCGACATCGGCGGGACCGTCGGCCTCTCGGCCAGCGCGGTGAAGCGGCGGGTCGACCGGCTGGTGGCCGACGGCGTGATCCGCGGCTTCACGATCCAGGTCGACCCGGCCGTCGACGGGCTCAGCACCGAGGCCTACGTGGAGCTGTTCTGCCGCGGGACGGTCGCGCCCGACGAGCTGCGCCGGATCCTGCAGGGCGTGCCCGAGGTCGTCGACGCGGGCACCGTCACGGGCGACGCGGACGCCATCGTGCGGATCCGCTCCCGCGACATCCCGAGCCTCGAGGACGCCCTGGAGAAGGTGCGCCTCGCCCCGAACGTCGACCACACGCGGAGCGCGATCGTGCTGTCGCGGCTGGTGAACCGGACGCTGGAGTAG
- a CDS encoding benzoate/H(+) symporter BenE family transporter, translating into MTVIEVPGGRAQARGAGIVTAVVGFAGTSAVVLTGLTAVGASPSQAASGLLALCVTQGLGTVLLAHRFRRPITLSWSTPGAALLIGSGAVEGGWAAAVGAFLVCVVAASGITVGGLGAAFCALVAGVLAHLALRTRASPRDRLDRHEERDAA; encoded by the coding sequence ATGACGGTGATCGAGGTGCCCGGCGGCCGGGCGCAGGCGCGCGGAGCCGGGATCGTCACCGCCGTCGTCGGGTTCGCCGGCACGTCGGCGGTCGTGCTCACCGGGCTCACCGCGGTGGGGGCGTCGCCGTCCCAGGCCGCGTCCGGGCTGCTCGCGCTGTGCGTCACGCAGGGGCTCGGCACCGTGCTCCTCGCGCACCGCTTCCGCCGACCGATCACGCTCTCCTGGTCGACGCCCGGGGCGGCGCTGCTCATCGGGTCCGGCGCGGTCGAGGGCGGCTGGGCCGCGGCGGTCGGGGCGTTCCTCGTCTGCGTGGTGGCGGCCTCCGGGATCACGGTCGGCGGCCTCGGCGCCGCGTTCTGCGCGCTCGTCGCCGGCGTGCTCGCGCACCTCGCGCTCCGGACGCGCGCGAGCCCGCGTGACAGACTCGATCGACACGAGGAGCGCGACGCCGCATGA
- the rocD gene encoding ornithine--oxo-acid transaminase, with the protein MTDTIDRPAASEAGARAIRAEEEHAAHNYHPLPVVVASGQGAWVTDLDGRRLLDCLAAYSAVNFGHSHPELVRVATEQLGRITLTSRAFHNDKLGPFVTALAELAGKDMVLPMNTGAEAVESGIKVARAWGYRVKGVAAGRAKIIVMAGNFHGRTTTIVSFSDDEEARADFGPFTPGFVTVPYGDAAALEAAIDADTVAVLVEPIQGEAGIVVPPAGYLADVRRICTRERVLMIADEIQSGLGRTGATFECDNAGVVPDLYLLGKALGGGIVPVSAVVGDADVLGVIQPGQHGSTFGGNPLAAAVGHAVVDMLASGEPQERARRLGAVLHARLADLVGHGVLEVRGRGLWAGIDIDPALATGRAVCERLAERGVLAKDTHGSTIRLAPPIVVEEEDLVWAVGQLAEVLAELGAR; encoded by the coding sequence ATGACCGACACCATCGACCGCCCGGCCGCCTCCGAGGCCGGCGCCCGCGCGATCCGCGCGGAGGAGGAGCACGCCGCGCACAACTACCACCCGCTGCCCGTCGTCGTCGCGTCCGGCCAGGGCGCGTGGGTCACCGACCTCGACGGCCGGCGCCTCCTCGACTGCCTCGCCGCGTACTCGGCCGTGAACTTCGGCCACTCGCACCCGGAGCTCGTGCGGGTCGCGACCGAGCAGCTCGGGCGGATCACCCTCACGAGCCGCGCGTTCCACAACGACAAGCTGGGCCCGTTCGTCACGGCGCTCGCCGAACTCGCGGGCAAGGACATGGTCCTGCCGATGAACACGGGTGCGGAGGCCGTGGAGTCCGGCATCAAGGTCGCGCGCGCGTGGGGCTACCGCGTGAAGGGCGTGGCCGCGGGCCGGGCGAAGATCATCGTCATGGCCGGCAACTTCCACGGCCGCACCACCACCATCGTCAGCTTCAGCGACGACGAGGAGGCGCGCGCCGACTTCGGGCCGTTCACGCCCGGCTTCGTCACCGTCCCGTACGGCGACGCGGCGGCGCTCGAGGCGGCGATCGACGCGGACACGGTCGCCGTGCTCGTGGAGCCGATCCAGGGCGAGGCCGGCATCGTCGTGCCGCCCGCGGGCTACCTCGCCGACGTGCGGCGCATCTGCACGCGCGAGCGGGTGCTGATGATCGCGGACGAGATCCAGTCGGGCCTCGGCCGCACGGGCGCGACCTTCGAGTGCGACAACGCCGGCGTCGTGCCGGACCTGTACCTCCTCGGCAAGGCGCTCGGCGGCGGCATCGTGCCCGTCTCCGCGGTCGTCGGCGACGCGGACGTGCTGGGCGTCATCCAGCCGGGGCAGCACGGATCCACGTTCGGCGGCAACCCGCTGGCCGCGGCCGTGGGGCACGCGGTCGTCGACATGCTCGCGTCGGGCGAGCCGCAGGAGCGCGCGCGCCGCCTCGGCGCCGTGCTGCACGCGCGGCTCGCGGACCTCGTCGGCCACGGCGTGCTCGAGGTGCGCGGCCGGGGTCTCTGGGCGGGCATCGACATCGACCCGGCGCTCGCCACGGGCCGCGCGGTCTGCGAGCGGCTGGCCGAGCGCGGCGTGCTCGCGAAGGACACGCACGGCTCGACGATCCGCCTCGCCCCGCCCATCGTGGTGGAGGAGGAGGACCTCGTCTGGGCCGTCGGCCAGCTCGCCGAGGTGCTCGCGGAGCTCGGAGCGCGCTGA
- a CDS encoding NAD-dependent epimerase/dehydratase family protein, which yields MKVLVTGSRGKVGRAAVEALVAAGHDVTGVDLVRPVFDAGVVVPGRYVMADLTDAGSAFALVAGMDAVVHVAAIPQPTGNPAHVVLQTNLMSTFNMIEAAVRFGVPRFVNISSESIVGNFFPERPFLPDYAPVDEEHPLRPQDPYALSKAFGEQLMDAAVRRSDIRVISLRPSTVHNEDNYTSNLGKQVRDASVLTANLWSYIDADDLADAIVLSVASDLPSHEVFYIAAADNAGGHDFAAELKRHYGDAIELRAIERVDSSGISTAKARRLLGWEPTRSWRDHLDADGNALPR from the coding sequence GTGAAGGTCCTCGTCACCGGATCCCGCGGCAAGGTCGGCCGCGCCGCCGTCGAGGCGCTCGTCGCCGCCGGCCACGACGTGACGGGCGTCGACCTGGTGCGTCCCGTCTTCGACGCCGGCGTCGTGGTGCCCGGCCGCTACGTGATGGCCGACCTCACGGACGCCGGATCCGCGTTCGCGCTCGTCGCCGGCATGGACGCCGTGGTGCACGTCGCCGCGATCCCCCAGCCCACCGGCAATCCCGCGCACGTCGTGCTGCAGACCAACCTCATGTCGACCTTCAACATGATCGAGGCCGCCGTGCGCTTCGGCGTGCCGCGCTTCGTCAACATCTCGAGCGAGAGCATCGTCGGCAACTTCTTCCCGGAGCGGCCCTTCCTGCCGGACTACGCGCCCGTGGACGAGGAGCACCCGCTCCGCCCGCAGGACCCGTACGCCCTCTCCAAGGCCTTCGGCGAGCAGCTGATGGACGCAGCCGTGCGCCGCTCCGACATCCGCGTGATCTCGCTCCGCCCGAGCACCGTGCACAACGAGGATAACTACACGTCGAACCTCGGGAAGCAGGTGCGCGACGCGTCCGTGCTCACGGCGAACCTCTGGAGCTACATCGACGCGGACGACCTGGCCGACGCCATCGTGCTCTCGGTCGCCTCTGACCTGCCCAGCCACGAGGTCTTCTACATCGCGGCCGCCGACAACGCGGGCGGGCACGACTTCGCCGCCGAGCTGAAGCGGCACTACGGCGACGCCATCGAGCTGCGGGCGATCGAGCGGGTCGACTCCTCGGGCATCTCGACCGCGAAGGCCCGCCGCCTCCTCGGCTGGGAGCCGACGCGCAGCTGGCGCGACCACCTCGACGCCGACGGGAACGCGCTGCCTCGCTAG